The following proteins come from a genomic window of Emys orbicularis isolate rEmyOrb1 chromosome 25, rEmyOrb1.hap1, whole genome shotgun sequence:
- the EIF1 gene encoding eukaryotic translation initiation factor 1: MSAIQNLHSFDPFADASKGDDLLPGGTEDYIHIRIQQRNGRKTLTTVQGIADDYDKKKLVKAFKKKFACNGTVIEHPEYGEVIQLQGDQRKNICQFLIEIGLAKDDQLKVHGF, translated from the exons ATGTCCGCTATCCAGAACCTCCACTCCTTCG ACCCCTTTGCTGATGCAAGTAAGGGTGATGACTTGCTCCCTGGCGGCACTGAGGACTACATCCATATAAGGATCCAGCAGCGCAACGGCCGCAAAACCCTCACCACGGTCCAGGGCATCGCGGATGATTACGATAAAAAGAAACTGGTGAAGGCCTTCAAGAAG AAATTTGCTTGCAATGGTACTGTGATTGAACACCCGGAATATGGAGAAGTGATTCAGCTGCAAGGTGACCAGCGCAAGAACATATGCCAGTTCCTCATCGAG atTGGTCTGGCTAAAGACGACCAGCTGAAGGTCCATGGGTTTTAA
- the LOC135894373 gene encoding gastrin/cholecystokinin-like peptide codes for MKGELCLCLLLVVLVSPCLSRPDTHQLGSAPGPDERRSSGTDPGPVRRDLLEALSQDQKLLMAKFLPHIYAELANREGHWHEDAALRPLHDHDYPGWMDFGRRSLSESDEAS; via the exons ATGAAAGGAGAGCTGTGCCTGTGCCTGCTGCTCGTTGTCCTGGTGAGCCCCTGCCTCTCCCGGCCGGACACCCACCAGCTGGGCAGCGCACCGGGCCCTGACGAGCGCAGGAGCAGCGGGACTGACCCTGGCCCTGTCCGGAGAGACTTGCTCGAGGCCCTGTCTCAGGACCAGAAGCTCCTCATGGCCAAGTTCCTGCCCCACATCTACGCAG AGCTGGCAAACCGGGAGGGGCACTGGCATGAGGACGCTGCCCTGCGCCCCCTGCACGACCACGATTATCCCGGCTGGATGGACTTCGGGCGCCGGAGCCTGTCCGAGTCCGACGAGGCCTCCTAG